The sequence ACACATCCAACTGGGATTTCATTCTCATGTTGGGTATTGCCTGGCGTCTGGGCATACACATCAAGTGGTTGGGAAAAGACAGCCTGTTCAAGGGATGGAAAGGCCCGATCATGCGCGCGCTAGGGGGTGTGCCCGTTGACCGGGCCAATCCGACCGGAATTGTGGAAGATATGGTTGCTCGCGTTCGTGCCGGGGAGGTCTTCGGTTTGGTGGTGACGCCCGATGGCACGCGCGGCCACCACTCCCATTGGAAGTCGGGCTTTTATCGCATTGCACGGGATACGGGAATGCCGGTGACCTTGGGATATGTGGATCGGACGACCATGACGACGGGGCTGGGACCGACCATCGAGCTAACCGGGGATATGCGCGCCGACATGGATCGGATTCGGGATTTCTACCGGGATAAATCGGGATATAAGCCGGACATGCGGGTGGAACCTCGATTGACCGCAGAGGAGTAGCTGAAGAGGAGTGGCTGAGCCATGAATTCTGGCTCCACTCTTGACACTGGCCTCAGCTGAGCTTTAGCCTCCCTGACTGTTCGATAACCACAAATCTAGGAGACTAACGCATGACCCTGGACGTTTACTACGACTTCCTGCACACCGCCGCTGACGCTGTGAAGGGCTTCATCCACGCGCTTCCCTTCGCCGACCAGCAGGTGACGGGCAGCACGGATTCCTTTGTGTGCGGGTTCCACGAGGGGCTGGACGTCGCGGCTCAGTACCCCAACGACCCGGCAACGGCACAGACCGTGGCAGTGAACCAGGCTGTGCAGGTTTGCCAGTAAGGTAGCCCCCTTTCGAGCGAACTCACGGCTGGACCGAATCGGCATCCCCCGAACAAATTCGCGGCCGTGGAACTCTTAGTGGACCAGTCTTTATCAGGCCTACACAACGTGTGCGCTCTCGGCTATTTGCCGTGAGCGCCTTTTTGTGACCCTCATTTCCGTGCCGCTCACCCAAAGCGGGGAAGTTGCTTGCCCGATGCAGCAGCATCCGCAGACGGGACGTTGGCACCGAGCCTATCGACGCGCGCCTTACGAAAACGCAAGGAAAAGCTTTTCTAGCGCTTCGCGCTCACTCTGATCGTCCTCGCCAAGGCATTGCGCCATGCCAGTCGCCAGAATGCTGAAGGCGGCCCGATCCAAAGCTTTCGATGCAGCGGTGAGCTGTTGAAGTATCTTGCAGCAGTCTTGCCCCTCTTCCAGCATCCGCACTACCGCCTCAATTTGCCCCTTAGACCGCTTGAGCCTGTTGACCGCTGGCCTCACAGAATCGGCTGAAAGTTCCACAACGATTCTCCTCGTCCGTCTCTACACGGCGGTGAACCGGCCCATTTTTAGGTGTCGGTGTACCCCACCCGCCGAACTACACCCCAGCGGGTATCTTGTATACCTCCCGGGGTATTGGCGCTTTGGAGCACAGGGCACACGCCCCCGTCAACGCACCCCCTACCCAACGCATCTTGATGCACGTCAAGGCGAACAAGTATGTGCTCACCCACCACCTGTAATAACTGCGGCAAGACCACCTGGGTCGGCTGTGGTCGGCATGTCGACGCTGTCAAGGCAAGTGTCCCGGATGCACAATGGTGCGCCTGCGAACGCAATCAGACGAAGACCCGAACATCCTTGCGGCAGGTGTTGTTCGGAAATTAGTGCCATCGACCCGGAAGAAGGTCGGGCTTCCGGCCCCAACGGAACACTGCCCGAACACTATCTACAACACCGTTAGGACCTCGCATGTTCCTCCAACGCATTTATGACGAAGACCTTGCGTCGGCCAGCTACTTCATCGGCTGCCAGGCCAAAGGTGAAGCGCTCGTTCTCGACCCCCGGCGCGATATCTCGGTCTACCTGGACATGGCCGCAAAGCAGGGCATGACCATCACGCACGTCACCGAGACGCACATCCACGCCGACTACCTCTCCGGTACTCGGCAGCTCGCCAACGCCACCGGCGCGGAGATCCACCTCTCGGCCGAGGGAGGACCGGACTGGCTCTACGATTTCGAAGGCACGCCCATGCACGATGGTGATTCCTTCGAGCTCGGCAACATCACCGTCAAGGCCGCCCACACCCCAGGCCACACCCCGGAACACCTCATGTTCCTCGTGACCGATGGAGCCTTCGCCAATGAACCCGGGTTCGCGTTCACGGGCGACTTCGTCTTCGTCGGCGAGCTGGGCCGCCCCGACCTACTCGACGAGGCCGCCGGTGGCGACAACACCCGCGTCCAGGGAGCGAAGGATCTGTTCGCCAGCCTGCGCACCAAGTTCGTCTCCCTGCCCGACTACGTGCAGGTCCTGCCTGCTCACGGCGCAGGAAGCGCATGTGGCAAGTCCCTGGGGGCCGTGCCCACCTCCACCGTGGGCTACGAAAAGGCCAATGCTTGGTGGGCTCCCTACGTGGAGAACAACGACGAGCAGGGCTTCATGGACGAACTCCTTGACGGCCAGCCCGATGCCCACGCCTACTTCGGCCGCATGAAGCGCCAGAACAAGTCCGGCCCCGCAGTTCTCGGCGAACGCCCGGAGCCGCACGAACTCAGCGCCGACGAAGTCAACAACCAGCTCAAGAACAACGAAGCGATCTTCGTGGACACCCGCTCCCACCAGCAGGTCCACCAGGGCACAGTGCCGGGCTCGCTGCACATCCCCGGCCCGGACCAGACCGCGACCTTCGGCGCTTGGGGCTACGACCCCGAGCGCGAGTCCCAGCCGCTCGTATTGCTCGCCACCGACCAGTCCCAGGCCGAGGCGATGCGCGATTCCCTCGCCCGCGTCGGTATTGATGCGGTGAAGGGGTTCGTCACCAGCCTGGATGGTTTCCAGCTTTCCACCCCGGAGATTCTCGAACCGGAGCAGCTCGAACAAGCCACCAAGGATAAGAGGGATAAGAAGTACGATCTACTGCTCGACGTACGCAACAGGAGCGAGTACGCCGCCGGCCACATCCCCGGCGCCTCCCAGCTCAGCGCCGGCCCGCCCTCTGGCATACCGATACACTGCCTACTGACGGCACCATCGTGACATACTGCCAGTCCGGTCGCCGCAACTCCGTGATCGCCTCGGCTCTGCGCCGCGAGGGCTTCCACATCATCGAGCTCGACGGCAGCTACGCGGGCTGGTCGGAGCGCACGTCAGACGAGCCGGCCACCGACTGAAGGCTGAAGAGCCCATGACCATCCTTCACACCCTCGCGCTCGGCGTGCTCGCTGTTGTCATCGGCCTCGCCGTCGGCATCCTCGGCGGCGGTGGTGCCATCCTCGCGGTGCCGGTGTTTACGTTCGTCGCGGGCTTTCCGGCGTCGCAGGCGGTGGGGGCATCGTTCGTGGTAGTGGGGGCGTCGTCGCTGTTCGGTGTGCTGTTGCGCCTGCGCAGCGGTTCGATCCGGTGGATGGTGGGTCTAACCATGGCGGCCGCGGGCGCGCTGGGTGCTCAGGCGGGCCAGTGGCTGGGCGACTTCGTCTCCGACCGCGCGACCCTCATTATTTTTGCGCTGGTCATGCTTCTCAGCGCCGTGTCGATGCTGCGTGGTTCCCGCCCGTCTCGTTCTTCTCGACGCCCATCCATTCCCCTCGTCCTCGCACTCGGTTTAGGGATTGGAGTGCTGACTGGCTTCACGGGGGCAGGCGGCGGCTTCATCATCGTGCCCGCACTGGTGGCGCTGGCGGGGCTTCCCTTCGCAGCGGCATCGGCCACTTCCCTGCTGGTCATCACGATCAACAGTGCCAGCGGATTGCTGGGTTATCTGGGGGAACAATCGCTGCCGTGGGCCACGGTCGGCTCCGTGGTGGCGATCGCTTTGGCGGGTACGTTCATCGGCACGTGGATTGCCAGCCGAGTTGATGGCGCGAAGCTGAAGGTCGTTTTCGGCGCCCTGACGCTCGTCATCGGGCTCGGGGTGCTGATCAGTCAGCTGGTCGGCGCGGGCTAGCCGCGCAGTTGCGGATCCGGTGCCTTCTTATCGTCAGCCCCTAGCGCTCAACAGGAAAGAGCGTAGCCAGCCAGAACCTATCCCCTTCCGGCGCAGACTTTTCCAAGACTTGCTGTGCAGTTGCGTTGGGTTGATGGCGCAGTAGCAGTGCAAAGTATCCGTCGTTGTGCAGGTCCGGCAGTTTCCCATCATTGCTCGTGCAATTACGGGAAACTCATTGGGTCATTGACCCACCCCGCAACGACTCCCAGCGCTTTGCCCATGCGCTGGCCGCCGTCGGAATCCCAGACGGGGTTGCCAGCGACGTCGAAAGTCTGCGCAGCAACACTCATCGGCAACAGGGCGTAGTGGGTGTACGCGATGCCCCGCTGCCCCTTAGTGGGACCGCCGTGATAGTCGCTGGTCGACGACCGGATCATCTCCTTCGGCAGCGATCCATCCGGGGCGATTTCCTGCGGCACGGCCTTCAACCATTGTGTTCGCGCTCGTGTAACCAGGAATTGATCGTCAAGGAATATTCCACTCGACGCCACCAGCAGTATCCCCCACTGCCCGTGGTTGTTGGAGTTGGTTAATTCTGCGTTGGGTACAAGTTGGTCTCGGGTGAATGCTGCGAACGTCGAATCATCTTAGCCGCCGACTCCGCGGACCCACGTTGCCGCGGCGAGAAGGTAGGGCCCATTGAAATTGGGGGCGTTCGTAACCTGAACCGTCCCAACGTTCTGCAGGGTTGTGGCCCACGCATCGAGAATGCGTTGTGCCTGGCCCGCGTCGTCGGTGTTTCCTGTGACGAGGTAGCTGAGGGCCTTGACGTAGGCGGCGTTGGCATCGCGGGCTAGGTCTTGCGAGCCCTGATCAAGTTCTTCGTCTGTTCCCGTTGAGGTGTAGTGATCGAGCAAATTCAGCTCCGCGACGGGGTGCGGCGTGTAGGCGCCCAGTTCTGCGCTGGCCTGCCGAATCTTTGCTACGGCGCCAGCATCGCTTTTGACTCTCTCGAGATGTTGGTGGGTAAGGATAAAGCCCTGGGCGCTCGCCAAGGTTGAATCTGAGCTGGCCGTCGCCTGGCTTATTGCGGAGTGTTTTCCCGGGTCATCGGAGGAGCAGGCAGTGAGCGGCGCGGCCATGAGCACCATGGCGCACAGAATGGTACCGAGGCGCCGCCCCGCTGACAATCGGCACATTCCGCCGATAGAAGGCCTGTGGTGACGCAGTGTCAAAGGCGACCACAGCGAGGAGGAGGAAATGTGAGCTCCGGGCGAGCTGGTAGGAGGCACACTTCAGCGTTGCGCGAACAGAGCCCCTGCGGTCAGCTACACGTTGAACTTGAACTCCACCACGTTCTGGACAGTTCTAACGTCTAGCAAGCGCTACCCTTACTGATTTGCCACTCTTAGACGCTAGAATGGGTATGTCGCTGAACGCCAGCGATACACCCCTCCGAGCTAGGCCGGTTCGGAGAAGAAAGTTACTGTCGTGTGGCCAGCGATAGCTTGTGGATGCGGCGACGCGCACCGCAAGAACAATGGGACACCGTCGCATGCCCCTGCGCGAGATGGGCCCGCGCAGACAAGGCAGTCCACTGGGAGCCCAACCCCGCAAGATTCGGTCGCGGTCCCGATGCGGTGGAAAGGAGACCTGACCGCGAAGCCCTGTCCGAGATGAGCTCCGGGCGGGAAGCTAGTGTCGAACGTTGTCTCAAGCCTGAACGGCAACCGCAGCGGAGCGGGTCGCACAGGAAATTTAAGGGTCCGCAAGCCGCTCGACGGGCACGTCGGGTTCAAGAGGCTAGTTATGGCATGGGTGACTGAGTTCCTGAGGAGAACTCGGCATGCCCAGCTATCGGCGCGAGTCCGCAGCCCCATACCTATCGCTCCACGAAGCTTCGGAACTTGGCTACGGCGGATACTCCACCCTTCGCAAGTACATCAGCGATGGGCGCTTGCCCCACCACCGTCTTGGTCGCCGCATTCGCGTGCGCCGGGGCGATCTTGATGCTCTACTGACCAGCGCGGACTGTGACCCTGTTGATGCTGCCATCGATAGGCTGCTCGCTGCTGCCCCACCACTCACCGCCGAGCAGACGCGGCGTTTGCGCGACCTCCTCGAAGGTGCGTGATGAGCGTGCTGGACTCCACCTCGCAGGCCCTCGCAGAGGTCGTCGTCGACAACCCCGTTGCGTCCCGAAAAGACGTTATTGGGACGCAAGAAGAGGGCAAAACACCTGGTCAGAGGTCACTGGCGGCACTCCCCTATGGGGAAGGCCCCATTGCCGCCGCTGCCGCCAGTGGGTGGCGGGTGGGCCGGGTGGTCGACACCGCGACCTCGCGCAAGCACCCGGCGTCGTTCGTCGTGCTGACCAAGACGGTCTATCGGACGGCGACCCGTGCGGCGGGCGGCTTCGGTTCGTACCCGTCGGTGCGGGGGATGCGGTCGGGCAAAAACTCGATCGTCGTCGGGTTCGACACCGAGTTCGTCGGTGCAGACTCGTTCGACGCCGAGCGTGGCTGGATCGGCGAGAGCGAGCAGGTCACGCGCCGGATCGTGTCCTACCAGTTCGCTGCCATCGACCCGACCAACCACGACCGGCTGCGGCTGGCCGTCATTCTGCCGACCCCATACCACGGCCCACTTGGTCGCCGCGTGGCTCGTCTGTCGTTCGGCAAGGCGCTGGAGCTGGCCACCACGGCGCTGGGCTTGCACGAACACCCGCTGGCAGAGGGTTGGACAGTCAAGGGCGTGCCCTGCAAAGACGTGATGGACGCCAACGGCAAGTGTCAACGGGGGCGGTGGTTCCGGCAGAAGGGCGAGCATGCGCACGCGCTGCCGATCACGCTCGTGGCGCACTTCCAAAACGCCGACCTGACGACCTTCGTCGACCCGGTGAAGATGCACAACACCTGGGAGAGCGCCTATCCTGGCGGCAGGAAGCGACGCCGGTCGAGTGCCGGCTACTCGGGGTATCGGAATCGTCGGCTGAACGACCGGGAGCCGGACATCCTGCGTGCGGTGATCTCGGCCAGTGCGGGGATGGTCTCGCCCAAGCCCATTGAGTGGGTCCTGCCTGGTGAGAACAAGCGCTGGGCTCGCCCGGTGGTGGTCTCGATCCGCGACACGATGGCGCAGTCGGGCGCTGCGAAGCTGTCTGAGCTGGGCGACGCCGTGGGCGTGGGGAAGCTGGATGTGCCCGACGACTGGATCACGCGCATGGACGCGTACCTGTTCGCCCATCCCGCCGAGTTTCTCGACTACGCTTCTAACGACGCCGTGATCGCCTTGGAGTACGTCAGCCAGATGTACGGCGAGGACCAGGAGGTCGCGCTCACGCTGCCGACGGCTGCGGCCCGTGCCGTCCGCGGCATCATCACGGCCGAGCTCGCAGAGCGCCAGTTGGGCAAGCCCCTGGTGGGGGTCGGGCCCAAGATCAACTTCAACTCCGTGTTCGGCGGTCTGGAGAAGGTCACCAAGAAGACCGAGCAGACCGTGAGCATCGAGAACCAGCTCGCCTACTACCGGCAGCGCGAGTTGCAACCGCTGGACGGTGCTGCGGCGACGTGGATTCATGCCTGTGCCCTGTCCTTCCGGGGCGGGTACAACATGTGCGCGGAGGTGGGGTTGTTCCGGCAGACCACCCACGACCTCGACCTCCAGTCGTGCTATCCGACGGCCAGCTCGACCATCTGGGATGTTGACTACCTGCATCCCGACGGCGTGATCCTGCGGACGGTGAACAACGTTGAGCTGTCGCTGGACGACTTCGCCGAGGGTGGGCCGTTGACGCCGTTTGTGGGGTTCGTGTCGTTCGAGTTCGACAAGTCGGTGGCCTTCCCCTGCCTGCCCGTGCCCGTCGAGGGGTCGATGGTCTACCCCCGGACGTCGGGTGGTGCACGTGGGGTGTGGGCGATGGCTCCCGAGGTCTGGTTGGCGCTGAAGCTGGGTGCCCGGGTGACGTGCCAGATCGGACACTTCGGTCGCACTCTGCGGCTGGAGGACGGGTCGCCGTCGCGTCTGCTGCGCCGCCCGTACAAGACGCTGCTGGACGACCGGGCGCGGGCCAAGAAAGAGTTCGGCAAGAAGTCCTTCCAGCAGTCCGTGCTCAAACTGATGGCCAACTCCCCCTACGGCAAGCTCGCCCAGGGTGTCATGGGTCAGCGTGGCTGGGATGCCTGGGCGCAGGAGCGCGACGAGGTGGGTGGTTCGGCGATCACGTCCCCGTGGCACGCTTCCATGACCACCTCCCTTTCTCGTGCGGTGCTGTTGGCCACGCTCAACGACTTGAACGACCGTGGGTACTCGACACCGAGCTGCACGACCGACGGGTTCATCACCGACGCCGAGCTGGTCGTGGTCGATGGTCTGGAGCTCTACGGGCTGTCGGGGCTGTGGCGCGAGACCCGCGAGGCGCTGACAGGTTCGCGGGACATGTGGGAGGAGAAGCACACCCAGACAGACCTGCTCAACGTCACCACCCGCGCGAACTTCTCCCGGCAACCCTGCGGCGTGCTCGCTCACGGCGGGTACAAGCTACCCGAGGGGATCGAGGTCGATAGCCAGGAGGATAGGGACCATATGTACGACCTCATGGCCTCCCGTGAAGGCGCGCTGCCGGTGACGATGAAGGTCTTCCCGTCGATAGAGGAGCTGACCCGCGTCCACAACCGGCTGGACTTCTCCCCCATCGTCGTCGACAAGCAGCAGACTATCGAGTTCGACCGTAAGCGTCGCCCTGTGCCCGACGGCATGACGGTCGACATGGTGATGGTCGACGATGAGGTCTTCGAGGTCGCTCACGTACAGACCGTGCCGTGGGGCTCCCCGGAGGAATGCGAACTTGGCAGGTCCGTCGATGGCGGGCTGAAACGGTGGGACGAAAAGCTGGGTGAGCCCGTGTGGGAACGCTCGCCGGTGCGCCGGACGCGCAACCAGTGGCTGGACTATTTCGACCGACTCGATGTGCTCCTTGACGAGGACGGTCAGATCGCTGAGGCCGAGCGGCTGGACCGCATCTCCAAAGGCATTGTGATCGCCTACCGCCAAGGCGTCATTGACATCCCGTGGCTCGGTCCTGACCGTCCATTAGCCGATCGGCTCAACGCCTTCGGGAAGTTCGGGCTGCCCAAACCCAAAGAGCGCTTCTGGTCCCATGCACGGTCCAAGGCCGAACGTCAGATCGAGGTTGACTTCGATGCTATCGCGCCGTATGCGGCCAAGATGCAGGCCTCCGATCCATTCGCCAAAGACACAGACGAGCAGGTGTGAGCACGATGCCCTACACCCTCGGTGGTCTGTCGTTCAACACTAAGAAGGAAGTCTGCGCTCACGCCAGCGCCGTCCTAAACCGCGCGGCCCTTGACAAGTTTCTTCACGGCCCCGATGCGCGGTTCGCTTGTGACCTCCTCGCGCATCATCCCGACGCCTCACGGAAACGTGGTGTGGGGGTTATTGGTATCACCGTGGTCCATATCGCGGACTGGGGTACCCGGAACTTCCGTGTTGTGCGAAGGGACGGCTCTGTCGACAACTGGTCGATCAAGAAGTGTATCTCCCACCTCCGGCCGGATGATCATCCTGAGGGCTGTCACGGGTCGCAGAGTGGGGCTGTGGGTGGCTGAAATGGGTGGCTCGAACAGTTCCCGAGCTCCACCTTGTGGATGTGGTGGCACGCAACAGCAATTCGTCAGGAGAAGGAGAGAGTAATGACCGAGAAACCCCCTATGGACCCTGCGGTGTTTGGGGTCTTGTCTGTGGATTGGGTGGCGCTGGCTAAGGAGGCTCGTGCGGCTGCGGACGCGCTGGAGCGCGCTTTTGCGTCGTCAGCTCGCCCCGATTTACCGCCCGATATGGCTGCTGAGTTTGCGGCGTTTGAGGATGCTCTGGAGGAGCGCCGGCGGTGGGATCGGGAGCAGGAAGCGCAGGCCTCGAAGCCGCCGCAGGCGCCGCGCCGGCGGGCCTCGCAGTCTCGGGCTCCACGGCGTGAACCTGCGCGCCCGCTGCGGTACACGCGGGCCCCGAAGAAGGACAACGATTTTGAGATGGGGATGTGACAGTAATGGCACGACGAGTCGAGACCGCCGTGCGCCGTATGGCGGCGGTGCAGAAGGAGCGCGAGGCTGCTGTGCAGCGGGAGCGGGAACTGCGCGCGCAGCTGGTTACTGCTGTGGGCGAGGCCGTGGTGAGTGCGGTGGAGAAACCGCGCTCACGATGGGCTGCGTTCCGCACGAAGCCGCTGGACGATCTTCTGGTGGAGATCGGGCTTGTTCAGGGTCACAGGGAGGACACGACGATCACGGATAGTGATGGTCAGGGTGGCCCCGAGGCTGCGAGTCCTGGGGGCGCTCACCCCCAGGAGTCGGCCACAGAGGACAGGTGACATGTCCGTGTGGTGCAGGGGTCCAGGGGCGGCACGCTCCGGCCAGCCACCCGGAGCGCCGGAGGTGCTCAGGGTGATGCTGGCCCTGGTAGCCGACCAGCCGTCGCCAGCGACTCACCAGTGCCCGATCACCGCGCCTTGCGGTGGGTGGGACGGTGATCGTCTGAGGCGTGTCGGTCGGCTACCAGCTGTGGGCCACCCCGCCGCGCGGGTGGGCCACTTCCCGCGTAGCGGGATGGGCGAAGGAGGTGTGCGATGTATCGCACGACGATTCGCCTGAGCGAGGACCAGGCTGCGTTTGTGGAGCAGCTAGCCGAGCGGCTTGGGCTGCGTCCCGTGGATGTGATCCGGGGGGCGCTCGATGCTCTCGGTGCTCGCCTGCCAGCGGACTGGCACTGGAGGCTCTCAGAGCTGCCGCCGAAGACTCGGGCGTCACTTAGTCAGCTGGCTCTGTCTGTGGATCGGGTGGGGGTCAATGTCAATCAGATTGCGCGGCTGTGCCACCGCCACGGGGTCGGTGTTGAGGCTGACGTTCTCCTAGAACAGGTGGCGCAGGTTCAGCAGTATCTCGGTGCGATAGAGCAGGCGGTGAAGGTGCAATGTCGGTCACCACAGTGACGAGAACAACTTCGCTGACAGCGGCCACCATTTATGTGGCCTACGGCACGCGGGAGAATGCGGATGCGGACCTTCTGCGTGCGGAGCGATTGTCCACTATCGGGTTTCGGGCGGCCTCGCCATTGGAGTGGGCGGTGGCGGGGTGTCAAGAGCTGCGGGGGCATCCTCGCCGTACGAATCAGGCCGTGGCGTATGTGCAGAGTTGGCCAAGGGAGGAGCTGGACAGAAACGACCCGGAACACGTCAGTCGTGCTCATCAGGCTGGGCTGGAGCTGGCTCACCGTATGGCCCCGGGGTGTCCGGTGACGGTGGCCACGCATACCGATAGCGCCAGTGGGTGCGTGCACAACCACATCGTGATTCTCAACCACGATGTAGGCACTGGTCTCGCCGCCCCGAAGCCTGCGGGGAACGTCCACGCGGTGCGTGCTGTGAACGACGAGATCATGCGCGATTTCGGCCTGGCTGTGCTGCCGGGTCGGGAGGAGGTGTCGCTGTCGCGG comes from Corynebacterium heidelbergense and encodes:
- a CDS encoding sulfite exporter TauE/SafE family protein, with the translated sequence MTILHTLALGVLAVVIGLAVGILGGGGAILAVPVFTFVAGFPASQAVGASFVVVGASSLFGVLLRLRSGSIRWMVGLTMAAAGALGAQAGQWLGDFVSDRATLIIFALVMLLSAVSMLRGSRPSRSSRRPSIPLVLALGLGIGVLTGFTGAGGGFIIVPALVALAGLPFAAASATSLLVITINSASGLLGYLGEQSLPWATVGSVVAIALAGTFIGTWIASRVDGAKLKVVFGALTLVIGLGVLISQLVGAG
- a CDS encoding helix-turn-helix domain-containing protein, with the translated sequence MPSYRRESAAPYLSLHEASELGYGGYSTLRKYISDGRLPHHRLGRRIRVRRGDLDALLTSADCDPVDAAIDRLLAAAPPLTAEQTRRLRDLLEGA
- a CDS encoding 1-acyl-sn-glycerol-3-phosphate acyltransferase, translating into MIRRLVSRTFWALSPWTLKTEAAPTRPTVLIGAPHTSNWDFILMLGIAWRLGIHIKWLGKDSLFKGWKGPIMRALGGVPVDRANPTGIVEDMVARVRAGEVFGLVVTPDGTRGHHSHWKSGFYRIARDTGMPVTLGYVDRTTMTTGLGPTIELTGDMRADMDRIRDFYRDKSGYKPDMRVEPRLTAEE
- a CDS encoding DCL family protein — encoded protein: MPYTLGGLSFNTKKEVCAHASAVLNRAALDKFLHGPDARFACDLLAHHPDASRKRGVGVIGITVVHIADWGTRNFRVVRRDGSVDNWSIKKCISHLRPDDHPEGCHGSQSGAVGG
- a CDS encoding alginate lyase family protein, encoding MVLMAAPLTACSSDDPGKHSAISQATASSDSTLASAQGFILTHQHLERVKSDAGAVAKIRQASAELGAYTPHPVAELNLLDHYTSTGTDEELDQGSQDLARDANAAYVKALSYLVTGNTDDAGQAQRILDAWATTLQNVGTVQVTNAPNFNGPYLLAAATWVRGVGG
- a CDS encoding DNA-directed DNA polymerase, which gives rise to MSVLDSTSQALAEVVVDNPVASRKDVIGTQEEGKTPGQRSLAALPYGEGPIAAAAASGWRVGRVVDTATSRKHPASFVVLTKTVYRTATRAAGGFGSYPSVRGMRSGKNSIVVGFDTEFVGADSFDAERGWIGESEQVTRRIVSYQFAAIDPTNHDRLRLAVILPTPYHGPLGRRVARLSFGKALELATTALGLHEHPLAEGWTVKGVPCKDVMDANGKCQRGRWFRQKGEHAHALPITLVAHFQNADLTTFVDPVKMHNTWESAYPGGRKRRRSSAGYSGYRNRRLNDREPDILRAVISASAGMVSPKPIEWVLPGENKRWARPVVVSIRDTMAQSGAAKLSELGDAVGVGKLDVPDDWITRMDAYLFAHPAEFLDYASNDAVIALEYVSQMYGEDQEVALTLPTAAARAVRGIITAELAERQLGKPLVGVGPKINFNSVFGGLEKVTKKTEQTVSIENQLAYYRQRELQPLDGAAATWIHACALSFRGGYNMCAEVGLFRQTTHDLDLQSCYPTASSTIWDVDYLHPDGVILRTVNNVELSLDDFAEGGPLTPFVGFVSFEFDKSVAFPCLPVPVEGSMVYPRTSGGARGVWAMAPEVWLALKLGARVTCQIGHFGRTLRLEDGSPSRLLRRPYKTLLDDRARAKKEFGKKSFQQSVLKLMANSPYGKLAQGVMGQRGWDAWAQERDEVGGSAITSPWHASMTTSLSRAVLLATLNDLNDRGYSTPSCTTDGFITDAELVVVDGLELYGLSGLWRETREALTGSRDMWEEKHTQTDLLNVTTRANFSRQPCGVLAHGGYKLPEGIEVDSQEDRDHMYDLMASREGALPVTMKVFPSIEELTRVHNRLDFSPIVVDKQQTIEFDRKRRPVPDGMTVDMVMVDDEVFEVAHVQTVPWGSPEECELGRSVDGGLKRWDEKLGEPVWERSPVRRTRNQWLDYFDRLDVLLDEDGQIAEAERLDRISKGIVIAYRQGVIDIPWLGPDRPLADRLNAFGKFGLPKPKERFWSHARSKAERQIEVDFDAIAPYAAKMQASDPFAKDTDEQV
- the mobC gene encoding plasmid mobilization relaxosome protein MobC; protein product: MYRTTIRLSEDQAAFVEQLAERLGLRPVDVIRGALDALGARLPADWHWRLSELPPKTRASLSQLALSVDRVGVNVNQIARLCHRHGVGVEADVLLEQVAQVQQYLGAIEQAVKVQCRSPQ
- a CDS encoding metal-sensitive transcriptional regulator yields the protein MELSADSVRPAVNRLKRSKGQIEAVVRMLEEGQDCCKILQQLTAASKALDRAAFSILATGMAQCLGEDDQSEREALEKLFLAFS